A single Thermoanaerobacterium sp. RBIITD DNA region contains:
- the fliJ gene encoding flagellar export protein FliJ has product MKKFDYSLQPILNIKEQKQKVEKEKLAMIISKYEIQKKKLNQIMQEINNTLLENENKTKIGTTALDIKQYSIYLDSLYNKINEQKMIISMIEKEINETKKRLKDISKEKEALENLKEKKYDEYKYLTMLEQNLIIDEQVSFKVAKSTIGG; this is encoded by the coding sequence ATGAAAAAATTTGATTATTCATTGCAACCAATATTAAATATAAAAGAACAAAAGCAGAAAGTTGAAAAAGAGAAATTAGCTATGATTATCTCAAAATATGAGATACAGAAAAAAAAGCTTAATCAAATCATGCAGGAGATAAATAATACATTATTAGAAAATGAGAACAAAACGAAAATTGGAACAACAGCATTAGATATAAAACAGTATAGTATATACCTTGATTCATTATACAATAAAATAAATGAGCAAAAAATGATAATTTCAATGATTGAAAAGGAAATAAATGAAACAAAAAAAAGACTTAAAGATATCAGTAAAGAGAAAGAAGCGCTAGAAAATTTAAAAGAAAAGAAATACGATGAATACAAGTACTTAACCATGTTAGAGCAAAATTTAATTATAGATGAACAGGTATCTTTTAAAGTAGCTAAATCCACAATAGGAGGTTAA
- a CDS encoding flagellar hook protein FlgE, whose translation MLRSMYSAVSGLKAHQAKMDVIGNNIANVNTVGFKASRMTFKEIFNQTIKGASAPQGNGGGTNPQQIGLGVAIASIDTLFTNGGSQRTDNPTDLSIDGNGFFVVNNGGANLYTRAGNFTFDSNGDLVTPDGYKVMGWISADGKTVNTDTGNLSPINIKNWSSNTPATTTQIQLGGNLDAGTAVNGIVSYNVTIYDSQGGSHIATIQFQKTDNNGNWNASIIKFDNNDLTTSPITLGTITFDANGKIPQPTPPATPAGIFTVSLSGMGIGTNATIGNNGNITVDLSKLTMYANPTDLRELSKDGNAAGSIENINIDKYGIVSGIYSNGRMQVIGQIAIADFQNSQGLEKAGNTMFINTVNSGDPMIGAANTGTRGTINPGTLEMSNVDLANEFSDMITTERGFQANSKVITTSDEILQDLVNLKR comes from the coding sequence ATGTTAAGATCTATGTATTCTGCAGTCTCTGGTCTAAAAGCACATCAAGCTAAAATGGACGTAATAGGAAATAATATCGCAAATGTTAATACAGTTGGATTTAAAGCCAGCAGAATGACTTTTAAGGAGATTTTTAACCAGACAATAAAAGGCGCGTCTGCGCCACAGGGAAATGGTGGCGGAACAAATCCACAGCAAATCGGACTTGGGGTTGCAATAGCTTCTATAGATACATTATTTACAAATGGTGGGTCACAAAGAACAGATAATCCAACAGATTTATCTATAGATGGAAATGGTTTCTTTGTTGTTAATAATGGTGGTGCTAATCTATATACAAGAGCAGGGAATTTCACTTTTGATTCTAATGGGGACCTTGTAACACCAGATGGATATAAAGTAATGGGATGGATATCGGCGGATGGTAAAACTGTGAATACCGATACCGGTAATCTTTCTCCTATAAACATAAAAAACTGGTCTAGCAATACGCCGGCTACAACTACGCAGATACAGTTAGGAGGCAATCTTGATGCCGGTACTGCAGTCAATGGTATTGTTAGTTATAATGTTACTATATATGATTCACAAGGTGGAAGCCATATTGCAACAATACAATTTCAAAAAACAGATAATAATGGCAATTGGAATGCATCAATAATAAAATTTGATAATAATGATTTAACAACAAGTCCTATTACTTTAGGGACTATAACATTTGATGCAAATGGCAAAATACCTCAACCAACACCACCGGCTACACCGGCAGGTATTTTCACTGTATCATTATCTGGAATGGGAATAGGAACAAATGCAACCATAGGAAATAATGGCAATATTACTGTAGATCTCTCTAAGCTTACGATGTATGCGAATCCAACAGATTTACGTGAATTAAGCAAAGACGGAAATGCAGCGGGTTCTATAGAAAATATAAACATTGATAAATATGGTATTGTTTCAGGTATTTATTCTAACGGTAGAATGCAGGTTATAGGCCAAATTGCAATAGCAGACTTTCAAAACTCGCAAGGTCTTGAAAAAGCAGGAAATACAATGTTTATAAATACTGTAAATTCTGGTGATCCAATGATTGGTGCGGCAAATACAGGAACTAGAGGTACCATAAACCCTGGAACACTTGAAATGTCAAATGTTGATCTTGCTAATGAGTTTTCGGATATGATTACAACAGAAAGAGGATTTCAAGCAAATTCAAAAGTTATAACTACATCAGATGAAATACTTCAGGACCTTGTCAATCTAAAGAGATAA
- a CDS encoding FliH/SctL family protein — MYKILKVEDCTNSSPVVIEKPQIKRTIEKKDIDTNDNSIPVSIIKNHLKNIQTIQDRIIKNAKNEADKLLKETKKLINELKENAKKTGYNEGYSNGYEEGLKKGIAEGKEKTSSLIAEAREIKNEILNERKNLQKEFECDMISTIIECVKKIIDINIEENSDIIINLIKKGLENYEASDIVTVKVSESDYEYLVKNKDKVLRSLRFIDDINIAKDISLNKGDCIIHTPSGMIDSGLKTQLENLEKALKGVLNEQ, encoded by the coding sequence TTGTATAAGATATTGAAAGTCGAAGATTGTACCAATTCGTCACCAGTTGTTATAGAAAAACCACAAATAAAAAGGACTATTGAAAAAAAAGATATTGATACAAATGATAATTCTATACCTGTCTCCATTATTAAAAATCATCTTAAGAATATTCAAACTATTCAAGATAGGATAATTAAAAATGCGAAAAATGAAGCAGACAAATTGCTAAAAGAAACAAAAAAATTAATAAATGAGTTAAAAGAAAATGCTAAAAAGACGGGTTACAATGAAGGCTACAGTAATGGATATGAAGAAGGGCTTAAAAAGGGTATTGCGGAAGGAAAAGAAAAAACTTCATCACTAATAGCGGAAGCAAGGGAAATAAAAAATGAGATATTAAATGAAAGAAAAAACCTACAAAAAGAATTTGAGTGCGATATGATATCAACAATTATAGAATGCGTAAAAAAAATTATTGATATAAATATTGAAGAAAACAGTGATATTATTATAAACTTGATAAAAAAGGGTTTAGAAAATTATGAAGCATCTGACATTGTAACGGTAAAAGTAAGTGAATCAGATTATGAATATTTAGTAAAAAACAAAGATAAGGTACTGAGAAGCTTAAGATTTATTGATGACATAAATATTGCAAAAGATATTTCTTTAAATAAAGGTGATTGTATAATACACACTCCTTCTGGAATGATTGATTCAGGATTAAAAACACAATTAGAAAATTTAGAAAAAGCATTGAAAGGTGTCTTAAATGAGCAATGA
- a CDS encoding flagellar hook-length control protein FliK has product MIQPMENNVIIKMPDKKNIKVDDNKHVDFKKIIKSTQNGNVKGNDVSSTKINNNQLPIDKKKLITDFINLIVNLLPDSLKNEINVNKIDTSLLIDENIVKQINNCLNNIQYTRQVDIGEISKIISQLLKEKFGLNIDTKTIFNMIKDKDFKDFIKLPSIDMIDNKIKEYQDNRNKELDLNVVHEYNNNKSKINEVQDSNQMDNLKIAKDVIKNVNQNNNNSNQEMNKKDDEKKLFYDIKVDKKNSEIKNLNENKGTQENNKTLDLKTDNVIIFQGNQENVEFDTSPNVFDVKKPLRENDIINQIVKNINLTKNDTTSTIKIQLKPDFLGRIEINIKSTDGNLTANILTDNEKVKHQIEANLSLLSNQLESKGIKIESFNVSVDKNMQFTSQYNEQGSHGERYQEQNNNKFRFNYDDDYESTEFGTKTYALMNNLTDDHVDVII; this is encoded by the coding sequence ATGATACAGCCGATGGAAAACAATGTTATTATCAAAATGCCTGATAAAAAAAACATAAAAGTAGATGATAATAAACACGTTGATTTTAAAAAAATAATAAAAAGTACGCAAAATGGAAATGTCAAAGGTAACGATGTTTCTTCAACAAAGATTAATAATAACCAGTTACCAATTGATAAAAAAAAGTTAATAACTGATTTTATCAATTTAATAGTGAATTTGCTGCCTGATAGTTTAAAAAATGAAATAAATGTAAATAAAATAGATACATCATTGCTTATAGATGAAAACATAGTAAAACAGATAAATAATTGTTTAAACAATATTCAGTATACAAGACAAGTTGATATAGGCGAAATATCCAAAATTATATCACAACTACTTAAAGAAAAATTTGGATTAAACATTGATACTAAAACAATATTTAACATGATTAAAGATAAGGACTTTAAAGATTTTATAAAATTGCCGAGTATAGATATGATAGACAATAAAATAAAAGAATATCAGGATAATAGGAATAAGGAATTGGATTTAAATGTTGTCCATGAATATAACAATAATAAGTCTAAAATTAATGAAGTTCAAGACAGCAATCAAATGGACAATTTGAAAATTGCTAAAGATGTTATAAAGAATGTTAATCAAAATAATAACAATTCCAATCAAGAAATGAACAAAAAAGATGATGAAAAGAAATTATTTTATGATATCAAGGTAGACAAAAAAAATAGTGAAATTAAAAACCTTAATGAAAATAAAGGTACACAAGAGAATAACAAGACATTAGATTTAAAAACAGATAATGTTATTATTTTTCAAGGCAATCAAGAAAACGTAGAATTTGATACATCACCGAATGTTTTTGATGTCAAAAAGCCTTTGCGAGAAAATGACATTATAAATCAGATAGTAAAAAATATTAATTTAACTAAAAATGATACAACGTCAACAATAAAAATACAGCTTAAACCTGATTTCTTAGGAAGAATTGAAATAAACATAAAGTCAACTGATGGAAATTTGACAGCTAATATATTAACTGATAATGAAAAAGTAAAGCATCAAATAGAGGCAAATTTAAGTTTATTAAGCAATCAATTAGAATCAAAGGGTATAAAAATAGAAAGTTTTAATGTATCGGTCGACAAAAATATGCAATTTACTTCACAATATAATGAGCAAGGAAGTCATGGCGAAAGATATCAAGAGCAGAATAACAATAAATTTAGATTTAATTATGATGATGATTATGAATCAACGGAATTTGGTACAAAAACATATGCACTAATGAATAATTTAACAGATGATCATGTAGATGTAATAATATAA
- the fliI gene encoding flagellar protein export ATPase FliI, translating into MSNDIFEKYKNVIHEKNFIKYTGKISQVVGLTIESVGPISNIGDVCEIKSINGNSIFAEVMGFKDDKVYLMPLGNMEGIGPGNSVIATGQKLKVGVGDELLGRVLDAIGNPIDGKGPLKFRKLINTNNVPPNPLERKRIKEIMPLGIKAIDGLLTCGKGQRIGIFAGSGVGKSTLLGMMARNARSDLNVIALIGERGREVNEFIEKDLGEDGLKRSIIVVSTSDTPALMRVKGAMTATSIAEYFRDQGHDVLFMMDSVTRFAMAQREIGLSIGEAPVSRGYTPSVFSVLPKLLERAGSSKNGSITALYTVLVDGDDLNEPITDAVRGILDGHIVLSRKLANKSHYPAIDILSSISRVMNDIISDGHKNLAAKFKNILSIYAESEDLINIGAYTHGSNPKIDEAISLHTDMENFLRQKTDENYSFEDTIDMLKNILNR; encoded by the coding sequence ATGAGCAATGACATATTTGAGAAGTATAAGAATGTTATTCATGAGAAGAACTTTATTAAATATACAGGAAAGATATCACAGGTTGTAGGTTTAACTATCGAAAGTGTTGGGCCTATATCAAATATAGGTGATGTATGTGAAATAAAATCAATAAACGGTAATTCAATTTTTGCAGAAGTAATGGGATTTAAAGATGATAAAGTTTATCTTATGCCATTAGGTAATATGGAAGGTATTGGACCTGGTAATAGTGTTATTGCAACAGGTCAAAAACTGAAAGTAGGTGTAGGCGATGAATTACTTGGAAGAGTATTGGATGCGATAGGAAATCCAATAGATGGAAAAGGGCCTCTAAAATTTAGGAAACTGATAAATACAAATAATGTTCCACCTAATCCTTTAGAGAGAAAAAGGATTAAAGAAATTATGCCACTTGGTATAAAAGCTATAGATGGTTTGTTAACATGTGGCAAAGGGCAGAGAATAGGTATATTTGCTGGCAGTGGAGTTGGGAAAAGTACATTGCTTGGTATGATGGCAAGGAATGCAAGATCAGATCTAAATGTAATTGCTCTTATTGGCGAAAGAGGAAGAGAAGTTAACGAATTTATAGAAAAAGATTTAGGCGAAGATGGCCTAAAAAGGTCCATAATAGTTGTATCAACTTCAGATACGCCAGCATTGATGAGGGTAAAGGGTGCCATGACAGCAACATCAATTGCAGAGTATTTCAGAGATCAAGGTCATGATGTGCTTTTCATGATGGATTCTGTAACAAGATTTGCAATGGCACAAAGGGAAATAGGACTGTCTATAGGTGAGGCACCAGTTTCAAGAGGTTATACACCGTCAGTTTTTTCTGTACTACCTAAACTTTTAGAAAGGGCCGGATCATCTAAAAATGGTTCTATAACCGCTTTATATACTGTTTTAGTTGATGGGGATGATTTAAATGAGCCTATAACAGACGCTGTAAGAGGTATACTAGACGGCCACATAGTACTATCAAGAAAACTTGCAAATAAAAGTCATTACCCAGCAATTGATATCTTATCAAGTATAAGTAGAGTAATGAATGATATCATTTCGGATGGGCATAAAAACTTAGCTGCTAAGTTTAAAAACATCTTATCGATTTATGCAGAATCTGAAGATCTTATAAATATTGGAGCCTACACACATGGGAGCAATCCCAAAATTGATGAAGCGATTTCTTTACATACTGATATGGAAAATTTTTTAAGGCAAAAAACCGACGAAAACTATAGTTTCGAAGACACGATAGACATGCTCAAAAATATTTTAAATAGGTGA
- a CDS encoding TIGR02530 family flagellar biosynthesis protein: MNKVNLNSYISINNVSNSKSTPRDNNSFKSIIDKKTSEIKFSKHALERIKLRDLSISESEYNMLINAINKADSKGIKDTLILLGNKVFVVNLKNRVVITAMDGRALKDNVITNIDGAVIV; this comes from the coding sequence GTGAACAAAGTTAATTTAAATAGCTATATCAGCATAAACAATGTATCAAACAGTAAATCAACTCCTCGGGATAATAATAGTTTTAAAAGCATAATTGACAAGAAAACAAGTGAAATAAAGTTTTCTAAACATGCATTAGAAAGGATTAAATTAAGAGATTTATCGATTTCTGAATCTGAGTACAATATGCTAATCAATGCTATAAATAAAGCAGATTCTAAAGGCATAAAAGATACACTTATTTTGCTTGGAAATAAAGTATTTGTGGTTAATTTAAAAAATAGAGTAGTTATAACTGCAATGGATGGAAGGGCATTGAAAGATAATGTAATAACAAATATTGATGGCGCTGTTATAGTATAA
- a CDS encoding flagellar hook capping FlgD N-terminal domain-containing protein: MSINTNYNNYINTYNDGTKVSNNPNSELGKDAFLQLLVTQLRNQDPLNPMDDKEFIAQMAQFSTLEQMQNLNSSFSAVKAYSLIGKNVSATTDVNGNSKNITGKVDGVYVDGGKYYLKVQGSDVPIDSVSVVTD; encoded by the coding sequence ATGTCCATAAATACAAATTACAATAATTACATAAATACATATAATGATGGAACAAAGGTTAGCAACAACCCTAATTCCGAATTGGGAAAAGATGCATTTTTGCAACTTCTCGTTACACAACTTAGAAATCAAGATCCATTAAATCCTATGGATGATAAAGAGTTTATTGCACAAATGGCACAATTTTCTACATTAGAACAAATGCAAAATTTGAATTCTAGCTTTAGTGCTGTCAAGGCATATAGCCTCATTGGCAAAAATGTTTCAGCGACTACTGATGTAAATGGCAATAGCAAAAATATTACCGGAAAAGTTGATGGCGTTTATGTTGATGGAGGCAAATATTACTTAAAGGTTCAAGGCTCAGATGTGCCAATAGATTCTGTATCTGTTGTGACAGACTGA